In the genome of Leptotrichia sp. HSP-536, the window TTAGTAATTATAGCACATTTTATTTCTTTTTTAAAATATTTTTAAATTTTGACAAAAATATAATTTCTAAGAGAAATATAATTTTAAATTGGTATAATATAGGAGAGGAGGAACTATATATGTTGAAATTATTTAAACATCCAAAAAAATCAATAACAATTTTGTTTCTATGCGTATCTGCAAGTATTTTATCAGCAGCTGCAAGTACAAAAACTATAAATGTCTCAGCTAAACGGAGCAGCGAGTATTTTTCGCAGTCGTCACGTTCATTAAGCTCGCCTTATAGCACTGTTGCCAATATAACAGTTTCTGGAAATTATGCAGCTTCAAAAGATACTGGTCAGCCATTTACTGGAACATATGTCGAATTTAACAAAGTTGGCATAGCTCAGGCAGTAAAAAATTATCAAAATGGGACATTAAACGGACCTATGTTTTTATATTATGACAATGGTAATTTATCAAAAGTTTCAAATTACATCAATGGCTTAAAAGAAGGGGAAGACATTGACTTTTATGGAAATGGTAATTCCAAAACAATTAGAAATTATCAAAATGGCATGCTAAATGGAGATGGCTATGATTTTGATGAATTTGGAAGATTAACTTCATCCGTACGATATGTAAACAATGCTAAAACTGGAAAAGAACTGAAATTTTCAAATGGAAGTCTCACAAATGAAAATACTTATCTAAACGGACAGTTAAATGGAAATTCTAAGTTTTATTATTCCAATGGACTTATACGAGTTGATGGTAATTATAACCGTAATTTAAGAGACGGAACATGGACTTGGAATTATGAAAATGGTTCAAAAAAATTAATTGAAAATTATAAAAATGGTACAATTACAGATATTACAGGTTACTTCCAAACAGGATTAAAAGAGCGTGAAATGAAACTGGATAATGGAAGTGGAGCCTTCACTCAATATTATAATAATGGAAAGATTAAAACACAAGGTATCCTAAGAAACTATAAACCTTACGGAACATGGACTTCATATAGTCAGGATGGTTACGTTACTGATACTCAAGGATTTTATTAAAAAATTTCATTTATTTATGTTTTATTTGTATATTATTATTGGAGTATAGTTACTAAAAAGAAAAGGAGAAAAAAAAGATTTTACTTAGAAAAGTGGTGATAATTATGAAAAAATTACTATTTATTTTGGTATTCTTGTTTAACGCTTTGAGTTTTTCAGCATTAAAAAATGGTATTTATTCTGTTGAAAAAAAATATAATGGAAACTGGAATTCGTTTGTAAAATTAACAATAAAAGACGGAAAAATAATCGGAGCTCAATATGACAGAAAAAATCATAACGGAGAGTTATTCTCAATGAATCAATCTTCATTTAGAGATATCTCCCTTGAAATTTCGAGAAGTTTGATAAATACTCAAAATGTAAGCTCTGTCACAGGAAAAGATGCAGGAGTGTTATCAGAATTTCAGGAATTGTCAAATTTTTTAATCAATAAAGCTAATAACGGAGAAGTTGGACAATTTAAAATATAACGTTTTTTAAATTTAAATAAAAAAATAAGATATTTTAATTAAAAAAGGAGTTTTCTCATTACTTTTGAGATTGCTCCTTTTTTGTTAATCATTCTTTTCTAAAAATTTTAGAACTCTATGTATTTTCATATCTTTTTCATCTTTAATTAATTTTATTTTAAAAATATTTTTATAATCTGTAGTCTCTTTTTCAAACTTTTTTGAATAATCAGCTTTTTTCAAGTACAATATTTATCTTTCCAGAACATAGATGTGTTTTCTATTATACAATATAAAAACATAAAATACATCTTTACTGCCTATCTTCTATTTCTATCCAATTAAATTCCTTTTAAAGTTAAAATGATACAGCCTAACTGTTTCATTCTACTTTAAAGCATTTAATCCTGCTAAATTCAAGAAATTCCAAGGCTTGTTATAATGAGGCTGGAAGAAGAAGTCTACAAATGCCAATTCTTCTACAGTCATTTTATTTTGAATACATACTGACAATGTGTTGATTGATTGTGTTAAGTCAATTTTAGAAGTTAATTGCGCTCCTAAAATTACTCTGCTATTTTTTTCAAATACCACTTTTAATGTTACTTTCTCATAAGTTGGCATGAACTCAGGACGGTAATTGTCAACTGCAATTACGCTTTCCACTTCTATTCCTTCTTCTTTTGCACTTTCCTCTGTTAATCCAGTTGCAGCCATATTGTTTTCATAAATTTTAATTCCTGAAGTACCTTGTGTCCCAAGATGTCTAACTTTATTTTCAAGTAAGTTTATACCTGCTAATGTTCCCATTCTTACAGCATTTGTCGCAAGCGGAATATATCTTTCCTTTTGCAGCGGATTGTAGAATACTGAACAGCAGTCTCCTGCAGCCATAACGTCTTTATTACTTGTTCTCATATATTCGTCAACTTTAATTGCTCCATTTGGAAGCATTTCAAGCTGTCCTTTAAACAATGAAGTGCTTGGCAGGAATCCAACACACATAATTACCATATCAGCTTCATATTCATTTTTATCAGTAACTACTTTTGTTACATTTCCATTGTTTCCTTCAAACTTAACAACTTTTTCTCCAGTTGCAATTACAATTCCTCTATGTTTAAACGACTCTTCAGCAACATCTGTAAATTCCTTGTCAAAATATTTGCTCAAAATTCTTTCTTCTGCATCAACTAGAACAACTTCCTTCCCATTATCTCTAAATGCTTCAACAAGTTCCACTCCAATGTATCCTGCTCCAACAACAACCACTTTTTGTGAACGTTTTGCTCTTTCGATAATTTCATTTGAATGATTGTAATTTTTACAAAGCAAAATATTATTCAAGTCAATTCCTTCAATTGGCGGAATAATAGGCCAAGAACCAGATGTGATAATCAATTTGTCAAAAGTTTCATTAAATTCAATTCCAGTTTCCAAATTTACAACTCGTACTTTTTTACCTTCAATGTCAACACTTTTCACATCGTGTTTCATTCTTGTTTCAACGTTCATTTCTTTTAGTTTTTCAGGTGAAGAATAAAACAAGCCTTGAGGATCTTTCACAACTCCTCCCACATACAATGCAATTCCGCAAGATAAGAACGAAATGTTATCATTTCTCTCAAACACTGTTATATCAGCCTCAGGGTTAGTTTTTCTCAAATTCACAATGGCAGCCGTTCCAGCGTGCGTACATCCAATTACTACAACTTTCATACTTTTAAATTCTCCTTCACAATATCTATTTTTTATTTTCTATATAAAACTAAATAATTTTTTAAGCAAATTATTTTTTTCTCAATCTATTATACTACATTTTCAGAAAAAATCAATAGTATTTTGAAATTTTTACAAAATTATATTTAAATAAAAATTATTTTTAAAATAAAAAGACTCCCTTGGATTTTATTTTCCAAAATAGAATCTTTTTAAATTTAATTTTTGTTTTCATAAATTGCAATATTAATTACAGTATTTTACCAAATTTTATTCTTTAGTCTCGTCATCATTATCTTTATCCTGATGTTCCTCATATTCGTCATATTCATCATACTCGTTAACTTCACTAGGATCTTCTCCATGATAATCTTTTTTGTTAAAATCTTTTTTATACTTTTTATAGTTATCCATCCAAGACATAAAAACCTCTCTCTTTCTCTGTATATTATTTTTAATTATCTTCTAATCCATAATAATCTAAAATTTTATAAATTTCTTGTCTCTCCTTCTCCTGTAATTTAATTGCCCAGTTCAAAAATAGATTTTTGTCCCCTTCTTTCAAAATTGAACTATATTTCTTTTTTTCTTCTCCAGGAATTATTACTGGCACCAAATTCTCATCTAAACAACTGTCAATTATCAAAATCCTGCCAGTTTCTCCGTTTCCACCTGCAAATGGATAAATTTGTTCAAATTTTATATGTTGTTCTAAAATTACTTCAAGTTTATCCTTGTCACTTTTTGTATTTTTTAATTTAGAATTTAACTCTTCACACCATTTTTTCAATATATCAGTTGCTTTTTTATTAATTTCTCCATTATTCTTTATAAGTTCATCCATTATTATTCTATTGTAATCTTTAACTTTTTCAACTGTTATTTTCTTTCCAAAATTTTTCTGCATAAATTTTATAGCCTTTGAATAATTTATAATTTCTACAATTTCTTGTGTTTTCATACTCCGTGGAACATAATTACGCAATAAAATCAAGCTTACCTCTAATTGTGTTAATGTATTTCCTCTCAATGCTGCTAAATGATATGCCGCTCTAATTAATAAATTAGAAATATAATGTTCATTTTTAAAGATTCTCTTCATTTTATCACTCCATTACTTTTCCAATTGTTATCGTCATTCTTTATATTTGAACTAATAAAAATTAAACAAATCAAAATAAACTGAATATTATTATATTTAATTATATCTTATTTTTTGAAGTCAAAAAGTCAAGTATATATTTTAAAACTTGACTAGGGCGTGTCTGAAAACTCAAAATCAATGATATTTTTAATGATTACTTAAATTTATTTTATTAAAATCATTATGCATCCTATATAAATAAAATTTATAAATGTGCTTGCCAGCTTATCATAGCGTGTCCCTATTCTGCGGAACCGTTTAAGCTTATTAAAAAAACATTCCACAAGATGTCTTTCCTTGTAGATATGGTAATCGCATTCCCATTTGTCTGCTGCATTGGACTTTGGAGTATTACATTCTCCCCCGTGTTTTCTTATGTACTCCCGAACTTCCTTTGTTCCGTATGCCTTGTCTGCCAGTATGTTGCTGCCTTTTATGCTTAGCTGCGACAATATTTTAATTGCTTGCGTACTATCATGAATCTGTCCTGCAGTAAGTTTTATGTACAGCGGATTTCCAAGTCCATCAACAGCTGCGTGGATTTTAGTTGTCCTTCCCCTGAGCTTCTCCCGATGTGCTGGTTCACTTCTGAATCTTTTGCCCTTTTTTAGCTCCTGCACTGCTCTGGTGGGCTTTAACTACTGTGGAGTCAATGCTCAAGTTCTCATAATCGGCATCTTCCCTTAAATGCTCAAATATTTTAAGCAGAGTCCCCTCGTCACGCCATTTGCAGAAACGGGAATAGACTGTCTTCCATGAACCGAAACATTCAGGAAGGTCTCTCCAAGGCGCCGCTGCAGGCAATCCATAGCACGGCATTAAACATCAGGCGTAAATCCTTGCCTGGACGTCCTGTCCTAGCTTTGGGAAACATATGCTTTATTTTATTCCATTGTTCATCTGATATTTCATATCTTCTTTGCATGATAGAAGCCTCCTGTGCTTTTCTTTTATTGTATCAGACTGAGAGCAATGTTTCAACTCATTGATTATGGGTGTATTATTTGATAATCATTAAAAATATCATTGATTCTGAGTTTTCAGACACGCCCTAATCCATTTTAATTTAAAAAAATTTAAACATAACTATTTCAAAAATAACAAAAAATTTTTATAATATTCCTTGATATTTTATACCTTTCCAGTATACATTATTTACTATCACAGATTCTTCTGGAAGATTAACATCTTTTAATGCCCATTTTTTAAATTCTTCAAAACCTGTTCTATCAACAATATAACCAATATGTTCTTTTGGTAGACTTCTATCGATATATTTGTCAACATATTCGTAAGTATTTTTTATAATTTTTATTATTGATTCTTCATCTGCCCAGAACAACCAGTCTTCTGCCAATCTTGGATTCTGTTTTCCACTTCTTCCCATTATTGCAAGTTTGTAATATTTTTTAGGAGATCTTGTCCATGCTCCTGTTGGACAGTTTAGGACACATTCTCCACAACCTATACATCTTTGGTGATCTCTTACAGGTTTGTAGTTTTTATATGAAATTGCTCCTGTTGAAAGCTTTTTACATTTTCTTTCACACATTCCGCAAGAAACACATTTAGATTCATCAAGTTCAGGTTTTGCCATTCCAATTATTCCAAAATCATGCATTCTAACTTTTTGGCAATCGTTTGGACAACCTGTTAATGCTACTTTGAAGTGAAAATCATGTGGGAATATTGCTTTTTCGATTTTTTTTGCAAATTCTGTCGTATTATAGGCACCTTTTGGACACACTTTGTTTCCGATACAAGCGGCAATATTTCTTGTACCAGCAGCAGCATATCCTTTATCTTTATCCTTGTAATTAATTTCCAATTTTTCCATGATTGGTTGCACCATCTTATTTACTTTCTCAATATCATTCCAAGAAATTCCCAATACTTCAAAACCTTGACGAGTTGTAATATGAACATTTCCATCTCCATAAGTATTAGCTATTTTTGCAACCATTTCCATTATTTCGCCAGTAATTGCTCCTCCTGGCACTCTCACACGCAATGCTGTTTTAGATCTGTCCTTTGTTACCCTGAATGCGTTTTTGGTAACAATTTTTCTATTTAAATCCATGCTCATTGTTCTTACCTCTTCTTTTGTTTTTTCTTAAAATTCATATCTTAATCAAGTAATTTTTTTGCAAAATCATATCTAAATACTGGCCCTTCGAGGCAAATATAAGTTTCGTCAATTTTACAATGCCCACATTTTCCAACGGCACAGGACATCTTTCTTTCAAATGAAACCCATATTTTTTCAGTTGGAATACCTGTTTTTAGGATTTCAAGGCAAGAAAAATGCATCATTACTGGTGGACCTACAACAATGTATTCAACTTCATCCATATTTTCAGGAATTTTTAAATCTGGAATATATTTTGTAACCATTCCTTCATGAATTTCATTTTCTGTTTTTCCAATATTTCTTGCTGTTTCTACATTATCCAATGTTACAAGTATTTCAATATTTTCCCTCCAACGTGGAAATTCCTCTTCAAAAATAATACTTTCATAATTTTTATATCCAACAATAATTTTAAAGGACTTCATTTCATCAGGATGCTTTGTAAAATATTCGATAATTGGGCGAACTGGAGCAATTCCACTTCCTCCAACAACCATTACAATATGCTTATTTTTATATTGTTCAATTGGAAAGCCGTGTCCATAAGGTCCTCTCAAAAAAATTCTATCTCCTGTTTTCAGTTCAAAAATCTTGTCTGTAACTTTTCCAACTTTTCTAATCAGAAAATCAAGATAACCTTCCTCCAAGTCAAAATTCGCAATAGAAATAGGAGCTTCTCCAACTCCTGGTAATGAAACCTGCATAAACTGTCCAGCTTCTACATTTCCCTTTTTATATTCCACACGAAATAGCCATTCCAGCTCGGTAACTTTCTCGATGAACAAAAGTTTGTGAACAGTTGGTAAATATACATTCATGTCCATTATAGCCTGCTCATCCATATTTATTGTGTTAATTGTACTCATTCTGATTCTTCACCTCTTTTTTCAGCCGAAATTCTTTTTAGTTCAGCACTTAACTTGTTTATGCAATTTGAGAATGAAATGTATTCAGGACAGGCATCATCGCATCTTCCACATCCTGTACACATCTGATATCCAAATCTCTTTTTAAAATCAGATATTTTGTGCATTACCTTAAATCTCATTCTATCTCCATGTCTTTGTCTAAATGAATGCCCACCAGCCATATCTGTAAAGCCGTTCACATGACATGAAGCCCATACACGCCTTCTTTCTCCATTGTTTTCATTTTCGCTGTAAAAAACATCTTGCGTAGTCGTACATGTACAAGTTGGACAAACAAAGTTACATTTTCCGCAGGCTATGCAACGGCTGTCGTATTCACGCCATAAATCCAGATTTATTATATCTTCAAGCTCAATATTGTCAGGAATATCCACATGAATTTCATTATCTTCTACGAATTCCATTTCAAATTCAACATTTTCCTTTATTTTATTATTATTATTTTCGGCAATTATCTCTTCAAGATATTTTTTCATTTTCTCATCTTTTACATCTAGATACATTTCATTTATTTTATTCTCATCATCGTTTCCATTATTTTTCTCAGCAATAAGTTCGTTAAAATAAACCTTCAGTTCATCATCTTTTATATCGGCAAATATTTCTTCTTCGGTAACCTTTATTCCAATATTGTATTCATCAGTTTTGTTAGTTCCCATATCTACACAAAAACAGTTCTCAAATGAATTTGGACATCCAAACACTACAAATTTAACTTTATCCCTAACTCTTTTGTAGTAAATATCCAAAAACTTATTATTCAAGTAAATATCATCAACTCTTTTGACTCCATGTAAATCACAGCTTCTAAGAAATATAAGATATTTTTGTTCCTGCTCTTTGGGCATCTTACATCCTTCTTCTGTAAAATAGAACATTGTTTGCGTTATTGGCAACATTATTTCCTTTGCTGAGAAATGAGATTTTTTGTCAAAACATATTTCATCAATTTTTTCAATTTCAGAATATCTAATTACAGAAGTATCTGAAAATGTACCACGAAATGGTATCTCAATTGGAGCATATATCTTGTATTCTTTTTTCAGCTTTTCAAGTGCCAGATTAAAATTTTCACGATTTAAACTGATTTTCATTTTCCCTCCTAAATTTACTTTATCTCTCCAGTTAAAAATTATTTTTCTTTCTATTTCAATTATTATTTATCCTTTTTAGCCAAGTAATAACAGACAACTCCAATAAATCCTCCTCCAACAATATTCCCCAGCGTTACAAACAGTAAATTATAAAAATAACCATTCAATGTTATTTCTTTTGCTCCGTTATACAGCATACCTATCATCAACAGGGTCATGTTAGCAACACTATGCTCAAATCCAGCAGTTATAAATGCAAATAAACACCAGAATACCATTACCAGCTTAGCAGTTTCCTCTTTTAACTTTATTCCAGCCAGAACCGCAAGACACACAAGAATATTACATAAAATTCCTTTAAAAAACAATTCGTGAGGCAATGCAGTAATCTTTGCCTTTGAAACTTTCACAATAAATTCTACAACAGGTTTTGAAGCAGAATTTGAAAATACGTATACTATTGCAAGCATAATTGATCCTACAATATTTCCAAGATAAGATGCTATCCACATAAAAATCATATCCTTAAAGCTTATACCCTTGTTCAGAAGCCCTGCTACCCCTATCATATTATTCCCTGTAAAAAGTTCTGTTCCAAATACAACTACAAGGCTAAGCGCTATTCCAAAACTAATTCCCATAAGAATTTTGTTAGTTGGTAAGCCGCTGCTAACTCCACCAACCGTAAATGTCAATAAAATTCCAATTCCAATAAACATTCCAGCCAAAAATGCAGATAGGAAGTACTTTCCTTTACCTTCTTTTAAAAGTCCAATTTTACTTTTCGCGGCATTTGTTACTAATTCTAAAGTTTCTTTATTTCTCATTGTTAAATGATTTCTCCCTTCTTTAATATGAAATTTTATTTTCTTTTATTTTCTTTTATTTTCTTATAAATTTTCACTTGTGAAAAATTTCTTCTTAATTTTACTTAATAAATTATCACATAAAAAACTATAAAAGTCTACTAAAAAAATAATTTTTTTATATTTGTAATCATAATAGTTTGAATACCTAAATAAAAGTGAATTGAGTCAAAAATAAATGCAATAAAAAAAAATACTATCTTAATTTAAATTTAAAATAGTATTTTATAAAATTAATAAATTATTGTTTATTCTTAAGCTTCTACTCTTTCAGGGTAAATGCTTACTCTTTTTTTACCACTTCCGAATTTTTCAAATTTTACATATCCGTCAGTTAATGCGAATAAAGTATAATCTTTTCCTAATTTTGCGTTAGTTCCTGCGTGAAATTTACTTCCTCTTTGTCTTACAATGATGTTTCCAGCTTTTACAGCTTCTCCATCATATTTTTTTACTCCTAAATATTTAGGGTTAGAATCTCTACCATTTCTAGTTGATCCTTGCCCTTTTTTTGAGGCAAATAACTGTAAGTTTAATTTTAATAACATTTTCCAACCTCCTCGATCTCTTTCTTTTTCATATTTTATTTCTTGGATTTTTTCAAATATTAATTTTGTGAATCAAAATTTATTTTTTAATTTCTTTAAGTTTCACAAAATTATTATAACTTTTTGCAACGTCCTTTAGATATGAATACATTGATTCAACCAAAATATCCGACTTTTCCAGTTCTTCATCAGTCAATTCAGAATTTTTCAAATCACAGACAATATGCCCATCTTTCTCGATAAACTTTAATTTTTTCTTAAGTTTCAAAGTTTCTATAAGACCATTGATCGTCATTTGCCCTACTGATGAAACCGCTGCACAAATTACATCTTCTCCATATTCTGAAAACTCTGCATGTCCTTTTATTTCAAAATATGTTATTTTATCTTTTTGTCTTTGAATCTTTATATTTATCATTCAAATCACAACATCTTTCACAATCTACAATTATATAAAAAACTACAATTAAGCATTAATCGATTTAATTTCAATTGCTGTAAAAGATTGTCTGTGTCCTTTTTTTCTGTAGTAAGTTTTTTTGTTATATTTAAAGTTAATTTTTTTTGCACCTTTTCCATGTGATTTAACTGTAGCCACAACTTTAGCTCCTTCTACAACTGGAGTTCCAACTGTTACGTTTTCTCCTTCTCCAACTAATAGAACTTCGTTAATTTCGATGTCTGAATCAACATCAGCTGCTAATTTTTCAACTTTTAATACAGTTCCAACTTCTACTTTGTACTGTTTTCCACCTGTTTTAATTACTGCAAACATTTATGTTCACCTCCAAATAATTTATCGCTATTATTGGTATTAGCCACCAATTTTATGCGTATATCTTAACTAGTTTACTACATTTTTATAAATTTGTCAAACATTTATTTTTTAGCTCTCTCTGAATTTTTTTAACAAGTCATAAGAAAAATAAAAATCTATCTCTAAAAATATTTAAAAATTTAAAGATAGATTCATTATTGTATGTATAGTAAAACTGCTTTAAACCCGAACTAAAAAGTTATGACTATTTTACTCAAACTCTAAATTTATATAATTTTTAGTAGTTTAATTTTAGATAGGTTTGAGTATATTTTTCATTTTTAAATGGCGGAAGTAGAGGGACTCGAACCCACAAGACGTTTAACCGCCCACAGCTTTCCAAGCTGCTGCCCTACCATTAGGCGATACTTCCTTTTGATATTCGATATT includes:
- a CDS encoding toxin-antitoxin system YwqK family antitoxin produces the protein MLKLFKHPKKSITILFLCVSASILSAAASTKTINVSAKRSSEYFSQSSRSLSSPYSTVANITVSGNYAASKDTGQPFTGTYVEFNKVGIAQAVKNYQNGTLNGPMFLYYDNGNLSKVSNYINGLKEGEDIDFYGNGNSKTIRNYQNGMLNGDGYDFDEFGRLTSSVRYVNNAKTGKELKFSNGSLTNENTYLNGQLNGNSKFYYSNGLIRVDGNYNRNLRDGTWTWNYENGSKKLIENYKNGTITDITGYFQTGLKEREMKLDNGSGAFTQYYNNGKIKTQGILRNYKPYGTWTSYSQDGYVTDTQGFY
- a CDS encoding ribosomal-processing cysteine protease Prp, translated to MINIKIQRQKDKITYFEIKGHAEFSEYGEDVICAAVSSVGQMTINGLIETLKLKKKLKFIEKDGHIVCDLKNSELTDEELEKSDILVESMYSYLKDVAKSYNNFVKLKEIKK
- a CDS encoding FAD-dependent oxidoreductase, whose amino-acid sequence is MKVVVIGCTHAGTAAIVNLRKTNPEADITVFERNDNISFLSCGIALYVGGVVKDPQGLFYSSPEKLKEMNVETRMKHDVKSVDIEGKKVRVVNLETGIEFNETFDKLIITSGSWPIIPPIEGIDLNNILLCKNYNHSNEIIERAKRSQKVVVVGAGYIGVELVEAFRDNGKEVVLVDAEERILSKYFDKEFTDVAEESFKHRGIVIATGEKVVKFEGNNGNVTKVVTDKNEYEADMVIMCVGFLPSTSLFKGQLEMLPNGAIKVDEYMRTSNKDVMAAGDCCSVFYNPLQKERYIPLATNAVRMGTLAGINLLENKVRHLGTQGTSGIKIYENNMAATGLTEESAKEEGIEVESVIAVDNYRPEFMPTYEKVTLKVVFEKNSRVILGAQLTSKIDLTQSINTLSVCIQNKMTVEELAFVDFFFQPHYNKPWNFLNLAGLNALK
- a CDS encoding Fic family protein, which gives rise to MKRIFKNEHYISNLLIRAAYHLAALRGNTLTQLEVSLILLRNYVPRSMKTQEIVEIINYSKAIKFMQKNFGKKITVEKVKDYNRIIMDELIKNNGEINKKATDILKKWCEELNSKLKNTKSDKDKLEVILEQHIKFEQIYPFAGGNGETGRILIIDSCLDENLVPVIIPGEEKKKYSSILKEGDKNLFLNWAIKLQEKERQEIYKILDYYGLEDN
- the rplU gene encoding 50S ribosomal protein L21, with amino-acid sequence MFAVIKTGGKQYKVEVGTVLKVEKLAADVDSDIEINEVLLVGEGENVTVGTPVVEGAKVVATVKSHGKGAKKINFKYNKKTYYRKKGHRQSFTAIEIKSINA
- the asrB gene encoding anaerobic sulfite reductase subunit AsrB translates to MSTINTINMDEQAIMDMNVYLPTVHKLLFIEKVTELEWLFRVEYKKGNVEAGQFMQVSLPGVGEAPISIANFDLEEGYLDFLIRKVGKVTDKIFELKTGDRIFLRGPYGHGFPIEQYKNKHIVMVVGGSGIAPVRPIIEYFTKHPDEMKSFKIIVGYKNYESIIFEEEFPRWRENIEILVTLDNVETARNIGKTENEIHEGMVTKYIPDLKIPENMDEVEYIVVGPPVMMHFSCLEILKTGIPTEKIWVSFERKMSCAVGKCGHCKIDETYICLEGPVFRYDFAKKLLD
- a CDS encoding formate/nitrite transporter family protein, translated to MRNKETLELVTNAAKSKIGLLKEGKGKYFLSAFLAGMFIGIGILLTFTVGGVSSGLPTNKILMGISFGIALSLVVVFGTELFTGNNMIGVAGLLNKGISFKDMIFMWIASYLGNIVGSIMLAIVYVFSNSASKPVVEFIVKVSKAKITALPHELFFKGILCNILVCLAVLAGIKLKEETAKLVMVFWCLFAFITAGFEHSVANMTLLMIGMLYNGAKEITLNGYFYNLLFVTLGNIVGGGFIGVVCYYLAKKDK
- the asrC gene encoding sulfite reductase subunit C yields the protein MSMDLNRKIVTKNAFRVTKDRSKTALRVRVPGGAITGEIMEMVAKIANTYGDGNVHITTRQGFEVLGISWNDIEKVNKMVQPIMEKLEINYKDKDKGYAAAGTRNIAACIGNKVCPKGAYNTTEFAKKIEKAIFPHDFHFKVALTGCPNDCQKVRMHDFGIIGMAKPELDESKCVSCGMCERKCKKLSTGAISYKNYKPVRDHQRCIGCGECVLNCPTGAWTRSPKKYYKLAIMGRSGKQNPRLAEDWLFWADEESIIKIIKNTYEYVDKYIDRSLPKEHIGYIVDRTGFEEFKKWALKDVNLPEESVIVNNVYWKGIKYQGIL
- a CDS encoding 4Fe-4S dicluster domain-containing protein, with the protein product MKISLNRENFNLALEKLKKEYKIYAPIEIPFRGTFSDTSVIRYSEIEKIDEICFDKKSHFSAKEIMLPITQTMFYFTEEGCKMPKEQEQKYLIFLRSCDLHGVKRVDDIYLNNKFLDIYYKRVRDKVKFVVFGCPNSFENCFCVDMGTNKTDEYNIGIKVTEEEIFADIKDDELKVYFNELIAEKNNGNDDENKINEMYLDVKDEKMKKYLEEIIAENNNNKIKENVEFEMEFVEDNEIHVDIPDNIELEDIINLDLWREYDSRCIACGKCNFVCPTCTCTTTQDVFYSENENNGERRRVWASCHVNGFTDMAGGHSFRQRHGDRMRFKVMHKISDFKKRFGYQMCTGCGRCDDACPEYISFSNCINKLSAELKRISAEKRGEESE
- the rpmA gene encoding 50S ribosomal protein L27, producing the protein MLLKLNLQLFASKKGQGSTRNGRDSNPKYLGVKKYDGEAVKAGNIIVRQRGSKFHAGTNAKLGKDYTLFALTDGYVKFEKFGSGKKRVSIYPERVEA
- a CDS encoding pheromone cAD1 o protein → MKKLLFILVFLFNALSFSALKNGIYSVEKKYNGNWNSFVKLTIKDGKIIGAQYDRKNHNGELFSMNQSSFRDISLEISRSLINTQNVSSVTGKDAGVLSEFQELSNFLINKANNGEVGQFKI